In one Spartinivicinus poritis genomic region, the following are encoded:
- a CDS encoding tail fiber domain-containing protein → MKKLLIAMSMVLIAHVPNAISNECCEILTVDDNFFRQLEKSINSLQRPRFSDKSLKQNTAQVDKALEKVAKLKGVTLEWKSPSETDIELFPQGKDIGVIAQDVEKVFPELVHNVKVTDKNDAEVTLKEVNYAGLVSVLIEAMKELKKENEAFRLQLGL, encoded by the coding sequence ATGAAAAAATTATTAATTGCTATGAGTATGGTACTAATTGCTCATGTTCCTAATGCAATATCAAATGAATGCTGTGAAATATTAACAGTTGATGACAATTTTTTTCGTCAATTAGAGAAGTCTATTAATAGTCTACAAAGACCTCGTTTCAGCGACAAAAGCCTAAAACAAAATACAGCTCAAGTTGATAAAGCTCTTGAAAAAGTAGCTAAATTAAAAGGTGTTACTCTTGAGTGGAAAAGTCCTAGTGAAACTGATATCGAACTTTTTCCCCAAGGAAAAGATATTGGTGTAATTGCACAGGATGTAGAAAAAGTGTTTCCTGAGCTGGTTCATAATGTCAAGGTTACAGATAAGAATGATGCTGAAGTAACACTTAAAGAAGTAAACTATGCAGGATTAGTTAGTGTTTTAATCGAAGCAATGAAAGAACTGAAAAAAGAAAACGAAGCATTTCGTCTGCAGTTAGGACTTTAA